The Scatophagus argus isolate fScaArg1 chromosome 20, fScaArg1.pri, whole genome shotgun sequence genome window below encodes:
- the LOC124051307 gene encoding tripartite motif-containing protein 16-like — protein MTQQQNLMDQKKLCCSICLDRLIDPVTIPCGHSYCMNCIKSHWDEEDQKKIHSCPQCRQTFTPRPVLVKNTMLADLVEEVKKTGFQVPPADHCYAAPEDVSCDCCSGRKLKAVKSCLQCLVSYCDQHLQPHYESPAFEKHKLVNPSKRLQENICSHHGKMMKIFCHTDQQCICYLCSMDEHKDHHTVLASAERSERQRELGINRQNIQQKIQDREKEVKLLQREVEAINSSADKAVRDSEKIFTQLVRLIKNRSSDVKQQIRSRQKTEVSLVKELQEKLQQEMTELRRKDAELEKLSHTEDHTQFLHNYPSLSRLNESTQSPSIDIRPLQYFQDVTAAVSEARGKLQDVLGDLWTKISQTGTGVNVLLQQAEPKTRDEFLQHSCQITLDPNSAHTQLSLSEGNRKATLMSEKLLHSGHHDRFTDMFQVLNRASLTGRCYWEVERSRYEVSVAVTYKDISRRGYQSGFGNDDKSWALECFNNTCEFRHNSISTVISGPQSSRVGVYLDHSAGILSFYSISETMTLLHRVQTTFTQPLFAGLGVFGSYGSGSTAEFCKLE, from the coding sequence ATGACGCAGCAACAAAACCTGATGGATCAGAAAAAACTCTGCTGTTCGATCTGTCTGGATCGACTGATAGATCCAGTGACTATTCCCTGTGGGCACAGCTACTGTATGAACTGTATTAAAAGCCACTGGGATGAAGAGGATCAGAAGAAAATCCACAGCTGTCCTCAGTGCAGACAGACCTTCACACCGAGGCCTGTGCTTGTAAAAAACACCATGTTAGCAGATTtagtggaggaggtgaagaagacaGGATTCCAAGTTCCTCCAGCCGATCACTGCTATGCCGCACCTGAAGATGTGTCCTGTGATTGCTGCAGTGGGAGAAAGCTGAAAGCTGTCAAGTCCTGTCTACAGTGTCTGGTTTCTTATTGTGACCAACACCTTCAGCCTCACTATGAATCCCCTGCCtttgaaaaacacaagctggtCAACCCCTCCAAGAGGCTTCAGGAAAATATCTGCTCTCATCATGGTAAAATGATGAAGATTTTCTGTCACACTGATCAACAATGTATCTGTTATCTCTGCTCCATGGATGAGCATAAAGACCACCACACAGTCTTAGCCTCAGCAGAAAGGAGTGAGAGGCAGCGAGAGCTCGGAATAAATCGCCAAAACATCCAGCAGAAAAtccaggacagagagaaagaagtgaagCTGCTTCAGCGGGAGGTGGAGGCCATCAATAGCTCTGCTGATAAAGCAGTGAGGGACAGTGAGAAGATCTTCACTCAGCTAGTCCGTCTTATCAAGAACAGAAGCTCTGATGTAAAGCAGCAGATCAGATCCCGGCAGAAAACTGAAGTCAGTTTGGTCAAAGAGCTTcaggagaagctgcagcaggagatgACTGAACTGAGGAGAAAAGATGCTGagctggagaagctctcacacacagaggatcacacCCAATTTCTGCACAATTACCCATCACTGTCACGTCTTAATGAATCTACCCAGTCTCCCAGCATCGATATCCGCCCTCTGCAGTACTTTCAGGatgtgactgcagctgtgtCAGAAGCCAGAGGTAAACTACAGGACGTTCTCGGTGATTTATGGACAAAGATCTCACAGACAGGAACTGGAGTGAATGTTTTACTTCAACAAGCAGAGCCAAAGACCAGAGATGAGTTCTTACAACATTCATGCCAAATCACACTGGATCCAAACTCAGCACATACACAGCTGTCATTATCTGAAGGGAACAGAAAAGCAACACTGATGAGTGAAAAACTGTTACATTCTGGTCATCATGACAGATTTACTGACATGTTCCAAGTCCTGAATAGAGCGAGCCTGACTGGACGATGCTACTGGGAGGTAGAGAGGAGCAGATATGAAGTTTCAGTAGCAGTCACGTACAAGGATATCAGCAGAAGAGGATATCAAAGTGGATTTGGAAATGATGACAAGTCCTGGGCTCTAGAGTGTTTCAACAACACTTGTGAATTCAGACATAACAGTATTAGCACTGTTATCTCAGGCCCTCAGTCCTCCAGAGTAGGAGTGTACCTGGATCACAGTGCAGGCATTCTGTCCTTCTACAGCATCTCTGAGACCATGACTCTGTTACACAGGGTCCAGACCACATTCACTCAGCCGCTCTTTGCTGGGCTTGGAGTTTTTGGTTCATACGGCAGTGGGTCTACTGCTGAGTTCTGTAAGCTTGAGTAG
- the brcc3 gene encoding lys-63-specific deubiquitinase BRCC36 gives MFSSSPGKLSLSENMAVSAVHLESDAFLVCMNHALSTEKEEVMGLCIGEVEITRIVHIHSVIILRRSDKRKDRVEISPEQLSAASTEAERLADITGRPMRVVGWYHSHPHITVWPSHVDVRTQAMYQMLDQCFVGLIFSCFIEDKNTKTGRVLYTCFQSVQAQKGSEYERVEIPIHVVPREAIGKVCLESAVELPRILCQEEQDTYRKIHSLAHLDPVTKIHNGSVFTKNLCSQMSAVSGPLLQWLEDRLEQNKQSVLELQREKERLQQELSAL, from the coding sequence ATGTTTTCGTCTTCGCCCGGAAAACTCAGTTTGTCCGAAAATATGGCAGTGAGCGCCGTTCACTTGGAGTCAGACGCGTTTCTGGTGTGTATGAATCACGCATTAAgtacagaaaaagaagaggtgATGGGTTTGTGCATCGGAGAGGTGGAAATCACACGGATCGTCCACATTCACTCCGTCATCATCCTCCGCCGCTCGGACAAGAGGAAAGACCGGGTGGAGATCTCCCCGGAGCAGCTGTCGGCGGCCTCCACGGAAGCTGAGAGGCTGGCCGACATCACCGGCAGGCCGATGCGGGTAGTCGGCTGGTACCACTCCCACCCGCACATCACCGTTTGGCCGTCCCATGTCGACGTGAGGACCCAGGCCATGTACCAGATGTTGGACCAGTGCTTCGTGGGTCTCATTTTCTCCTGCTTCATCGAGGACAAGAACACCAAGACGGGCCGGGTCCTGTACACCTGCTTCCAGTCCGTGCAGGCGCAGAAGGGCTCAGAGTACGAGCGGGTGGAGATCCCCATCCACGTCGTGCCCCGTGAAGCTATCGGTAAGGTGTGCTTGGAGTCGGCCGTGGAGCTGCCGCGGATCCTGTGCCAGGAGGAGCAGGATACATACCGTAAGATCCACAGCCTGGCGCACCTGGACCCCGTCACCAAGATCCACAACGGCTCGGTGTTCACCAAGAACCTGTGCAGCCAGATGTCGGCGGTGAGCGGGCCGCTGCTGCAGTGGCTGGAGGACCGGCTGGAGCAGAACAAGCAGAGTGTGTTGGAACTGCAGcgggagaaggagaggctgcagcaggagctctctgctctgtga